The Candidatus Nitrosotalea sinensis genome contains a region encoding:
- the secY gene encoding preprotein translocase subunit SecY, whose protein sequence is MTSEEGTTSAGFLRTIISKAETYIPQVPKPKKKVSLQVRLMWCGIALFIYMIMGQTPLYGASTPSFDFLAFARVIFASQQGTLIELGIGPIVTAGLLMQLLKGSEIFHLDFKKPEDRELYQTATKIVTYIVIIAESSLYGMAVYGPRMPNHEAIFILVGQLIGASVIIMLLDELVQKGWGLGSGISLFIAAGVAQQVIWSMFSPIPAGDGGPVGVFANIVHGAIHHDFSNLFFRANQLPGIFGLLITAGVLLILVYTQGIKVEIPIVSTKYRGFSAVYPIKLMYVSNIPVILASALTANAVFVGQIMWANFNPRNANPFLNFLGMFDPTSPSTPTGGILYYVTAPRGLDIVALDPTRAVLYILFMIGIVVLFGRLWIELGGLSAKSAAKNLLDAEVQIPGFRRSNQPVENLLQKYIPSVTIIGSIILGLLAGTSDVLGTFGSGTGMLLTVDILINYYNLLVRERVEEVMPTLGALLGRK, encoded by the coding sequence GTGACATCTGAAGAAGGAACAACCTCTGCAGGTTTTTTAAGAACAATTATCTCAAAAGCTGAAACCTATATCCCACAAGTACCCAAGCCGAAAAAGAAAGTATCATTACAAGTTCGTTTGATGTGGTGTGGAATTGCATTATTTATCTACATGATAATGGGTCAGACACCTCTTTATGGTGCATCCACACCGTCCTTTGATTTCCTTGCATTTGCAAGAGTAATCTTTGCATCCCAACAAGGTACTTTGATAGAACTTGGCATTGGACCAATAGTTACCGCTGGATTGTTGATGCAACTCCTCAAGGGTTCTGAGATATTTCATCTTGATTTTAAGAAACCAGAGGATAGAGAGTTGTATCAAACTGCAACTAAGATTGTCACTTACATTGTAATCATTGCTGAATCTTCTTTGTACGGGATGGCAGTTTATGGCCCAAGAATGCCAAATCATGAAGCTATCTTCATCTTGGTAGGGCAATTAATCGGTGCATCTGTTATAATCATGTTACTAGATGAACTGGTCCAAAAAGGATGGGGACTTGGTAGTGGAATTAGTTTGTTTATCGCAGCTGGTGTGGCACAGCAAGTAATCTGGAGCATGTTCAGTCCTATACCGGCAGGAGACGGTGGTCCAGTAGGTGTATTTGCAAATATTGTACACGGTGCAATACATCATGACTTTAGTAATCTGTTCTTTAGGGCAAATCAATTGCCTGGAATATTTGGATTGCTGATAACTGCAGGTGTTCTGTTAATTCTTGTATATACTCAAGGAATCAAAGTAGAGATTCCAATTGTATCTACCAAGTATAGAGGATTTTCAGCAGTATATCCAATCAAGTTAATGTACGTATCCAACATTCCTGTAATCTTGGCATCTGCACTTACAGCAAACGCTGTATTTGTGGGCCAGATAATGTGGGCTAACTTTAACCCGCGAAACGCAAATCCTTTCCTGAATTTCCTTGGAATGTTTGATCCTACCTCTCCATCCACTCCTACAGGTGGTATTCTTTACTATGTTACTGCACCACGTGGATTGGATATAGTGGCACTTGATCCAACCAGAGCTGTTCTCTATATTTTATTCATGATTGGAATTGTGGTTCTATTTGGAAGATTGTGGATTGAACTTGGAGGCTTGTCAGCAAAAAGTGCTGCCAAGAACTTGTTAGATGCAGAGGTTCAGATACCTGGATTTAGACGTTCAAACCAACCAGTTGAAAACCTACTCCAAAAATACATTCCATCTGTTACCATTATCGGTTCTATCATACTTGGACTATTAGCAGGTACCTCAGATGTACTAGGAACATTCGGATCTGGAACAGGAATGTTGTTGACAGTTGATATCTTGATTAACTATTACAATTTACTTGTTCGTGAAAGAGTCGAAGAAGTAATGCCTACTCTGGGTGCATTGCTTGGCAGAAAGTAA
- a CDS encoding uL15 family ribosomal protein, translating into MPTRARKTRKYRGSRHCGWGQIGQHRASGHKGGLGQSGLHKHHFIRMLMTDPRHFGHDSTHPPHPNLVRKWASVRDLDDIYAKFGKQEGGKKLIDLTELGYDKLLGGGQTENAYVVKVEKFSASAEEKVKRSGGEVQAVA; encoded by the coding sequence ATGCCAACACGAGCAAGAAAAACAAGAAAATATAGAGGAAGCAGACACTGCGGATGGGGACAGATAGGTCAACATAGAGCAAGTGGTCACAAAGGAGGACTTGGCCAATCTGGTTTGCACAAACATCATTTCATACGAATGCTCATGACAGATCCAAGACACTTTGGTCATGATTCTACTCACCCACCACATCCAAATCTAGTTCGAAAATGGGCTAGTGTAAGAGATTTGGATGATATCTATGCTAAATTTGGAAAACAGGAAGGTGGCAAGAAATTGATAGACCTTACTGAACTAGGCTATGACAAGCTGTTGGGAGGAGGACAGACTGAAAATGCTTATGTTGTTAAGGTGGAAAAATTCTCTGCTTCCGCCGAAGAAAAAGTAAAAAGATCTGGTGGAGAGGTGCAAGCAGTAGCGTGA